The genomic window ATGAGCGACATGCTCCTCGCGAAAGACGGTATCGACGGGGACGTGATCACCCTTGCCGAGACGATCAAGGCCGAGCAGGCCCCGGAGATTGATCAGCTCACGACATGGCTCAAGGCTTGGGGGCAGGACACTGAGGCGTCCATGGATCACTCCATGGACGGCATGATGAGCGACTCCGACATGGACGCCCTCGAGAATGCTGACGGAACCGACGCGGCGCGGCTGTTCCTGGAACAGATGACGACACACCACGAGGGGGCTGTCGAGATGGCGCAGACCGAGATCGAGGGTGGGCAGAACCCTGACGCGGTCCAGCTGGCGACAGCGATCGTCTCCTCTCAGACTGACCAGATCGACACGATGGAAGACCTCCTCGCGGTAATCAAGTAGCCGTCCTCGTCGCAGGCCAGCGTGCCCCAAGACGGTCACCAGAATCTCGGTCTTGGTAATGCAGTCCCGGGATGGCTCGGGGAGCCACAAGCAGCGGAATTTTGGTCGCCACCTGGGGTGGCAGCGATACCGGTCGCCGGCCTCGTGGTCGACGTCGCTCCCGCAGTCCTGCTGGTGAGGATGTGACCCGTGCTGAAAACGTCCGCCTAGCAATCGGTCACCGGTTGAGGCAGCCCCAGGCATCATGAGGGGCATGAGAGCGGGGACAGTGACTTACGGGAAGACCCTCGCTGGTGTCTTGGCTGTTCTCAGCGATGTCGATCCGTATGGTCTCGAGCCTGGTCAGCCGGACGGTGCTCCGTCAGATGAGTGCGAGATGGAGGCGGTCGACCTGGTTCGCATTCTCCTCAGGGCCGATGCCGTCACGATCCTTGATGTCGAGGCGGTGTGGATGCGCTGGTTCTCGGAGTCGCTCGTCCTTCGACTCGGACCGCCCCGAATGGCGCAACTGGTTGATCGCTTGAACGCACGCGTGGACGGTGCCCGATAGAGGATCGCCCACTGGATCACTTGCTGTGGGGCGAGTGCACTCGGAGCGGACGCCGTCTTGGTCGTTCCGCGTCGTCG from Frigoribacterium sp. PvP032 includes these protein-coding regions:
- a CDS encoding DUF305 domain-containing protein, producing MNRTATIFISATATIAALALAGCAEASSSAGDTSSASSSQAAAFNDQDVMFAQMMLPHHTQAVEMSDMLLAKDGIDGDVITLAETIKAEQAPEIDQLTTWLKAWGQDTEASMDHSMDGMMSDSDMDALENADGTDAARLFLEQMTTHHEGAVEMAQTEIEGGQNPDAVQLATAIVSSQTDQIDTMEDLLAVIK